A stretch of Flavobacteriales bacterium DNA encodes these proteins:
- a CDS encoding class I SAM-dependent methyltransferase: MVEIVRLSEPLPVSMSNDWYDMATQDHFWIQWRFRSFQRLYGAYLKPGMKLLEIGCGNGVVRDQVEKAYDVTVDATDLNMFALEKAGKGRGRLLTYNVFDRHPDMVGAYDAVLLMDVIEHIDNDQAFLEACLDHLKPGGRVLINVPAFQWLYSRYDKEDGHVRRYNKNEISALFKRTGLSGASFSYWGFTALPVILARKGVLLFMKDRFVVAGFQPPGMMADVFLRFLMWIDLHLLRWCWRIGGSSLMATGISK, translated from the coding sequence ATGGTGGAGATCGTTCGCTTATCCGAACCCCTTCCCGTTTCCATGAGTAACGATTGGTATGACATGGCTACCCAGGATCATTTCTGGATTCAGTGGCGTTTCCGGTCATTTCAGCGATTGTATGGGGCGTACCTAAAACCAGGCATGAAACTTCTTGAGATTGGTTGCGGCAATGGTGTCGTTCGCGACCAGGTTGAAAAAGCATATGACGTCACGGTAGACGCTACAGACCTGAATATGTTTGCGCTTGAAAAAGCAGGGAAGGGGCGTGGGCGTCTGCTTACATATAATGTATTCGACCGTCATCCTGACATGGTGGGCGCTTATGACGCCGTCTTGTTGATGGATGTGATAGAGCACATCGATAATGATCAGGCATTTCTGGAAGCCTGCCTGGATCATCTCAAACCGGGAGGACGGGTGTTAATAAATGTGCCCGCTTTTCAATGGTTATACAGCAGGTATGATAAGGAAGACGGACATGTCAGGCGCTACAATAAAAATGAGATATCGGCCTTGTTCAAACGAACAGGCCTTTCCGGAGCATCGTTCTCGTACTGGGGGTTTACCGCTCTGCCGGTGATCCTGGCTAGAAAAGGAGTGTTGTTATTTATGAAAGACCGGTTTGTTGTTGCCGGTTTTCAACCACCCGGCATGATGGCTGATGTATTTCTGCGATTTCTTATGTGGATCGATCTTCACCTGCTGAGGTGGTGCTGGCGGATCGGTGGGTCATCGTTGATGGCGACGGGAATTAGTAAATAG
- a CDS encoding aminodeoxychorismate/anthranilate synthase component II has translation MRILIFDNYDSFTYNLVHMVQRLGYHDLDVFRNDKITVDEAAAYDKILLSPGPGIPSEAGILLDLIRTHAATKSILGVCLGHQAIGEVFGATLVNIPQVMHGVSTTASVTDPEEVLFRHVPQPLTIGRYHSWIVGKENFPDVLKVTAVDDDGNIMALRHKDYDVRGVQFHPESVLTENGETMIRNWLEHKGN, from the coding sequence GTGCGCATCCTGATTTTCGACAACTACGATTCGTTTACCTATAACCTGGTTCATATGGTGCAGCGTCTGGGCTATCACGACCTCGACGTATTCCGGAATGATAAGATCACGGTGGACGAAGCTGCTGCCTATGATAAGATATTATTGTCCCCCGGTCCGGGTATTCCATCCGAAGCAGGTATTCTTCTGGATCTGATCCGGACACATGCTGCCACCAAAAGTATATTGGGTGTGTGCCTGGGGCATCAGGCCATCGGTGAAGTGTTTGGCGCCACCCTGGTAAATATTCCGCAGGTGATGCATGGTGTGTCTACAACCGCTTCTGTGACTGACCCTGAGGAGGTCTTGTTTCGCCATGTGCCTCAGCCACTGACCATCGGTCGATATCATAGCTGGATCGTTGGAAAAGAGAATTTCCCGGATGTACTCAAAGTAACAGCGGTTGATGATGACGGGAATATCATGGCGCTCCGGCACAAGGATTATGATGTGCGTGGTGTTCAGTTTCACCCGGAATCAGTCTTGACGGAAAACGGGGAAACCATGATC
- a CDS encoding gliding motility-associated C-terminal domain-containing protein has translation MFRLRISIVSGLLLMMAYVPVLKGQDVCSDTSRFCITTAFTPNGDGVNDVWFIQQLETYPGTMVRVFNTAGKEVFESMSYNNDWSGADSGGEQLPAGPYLYVVVQGVTGKQFSGTLLIIHARE, from the coding sequence ATGTTCCGATTACGCATTTCTATCGTATCCGGCCTTCTGCTAATGATGGCGTATGTCCCGGTTTTAAAGGGCCAGGATGTGTGTTCTGATACCTCCCGTTTTTGCATTACCACTGCGTTCACGCCAAATGGCGATGGTGTCAATGATGTCTGGTTTATTCAACAATTGGAAACCTATCCCGGAACGATGGTGCGGGTGTTCAATACGGCGGGGAAAGAGGTGTTTGAGAGTATGTCATATAATAATGATTGGTCGGGAGCAGATAGCGGTGGTGAGCAACTACCTGCAGGCCCATACCTTTATGTGGTGGTTCAGGGTGTGACCGGAAAGCAATTCTCAGGAACGTTATTAATCATACACGCCCGCGAGTGA
- a CDS encoding glycosyltransferase family 2 protein, whose protein sequence is MHPAISIIIPLYNEEEVFPLLKERLQGIMKSPDYSLEIVMVDDGSTDSTPALMEQLAVEDGRFQAVFLSRNFGHQQALSAGLMHVRATEAVMIIDGDLQDPPELVFDFFRKLKEGYDVVYAVRRKRKEGLLKKLAYFLFYRIQRRMTNIRIHADSGDFCMMSTRVVRILNDMPEDNRFLRGMRSWVGFKQYGFEYERAERKAGRSKYSLRMLVNLAYNGIFNFSALPIRFITSLGLYAILLSLGYLTYTLVRKFWFDDVPSGFTGILVAIIMLGGVQLISIGVVGEYVVRIFQQTKGRPRFIVKEHIVDQKSVTGI, encoded by the coding sequence ATGCATCCAGCCATCTCCATCATTATTCCCCTTTACAATGAAGAAGAGGTTTTCCCATTGCTGAAGGAACGATTACAGGGAATCATGAAATCTCCCGATTACTCCCTGGAGATAGTGATGGTGGATGACGGAAGCACAGATTCCACACCTGCACTAATGGAGCAACTGGCTGTAGAAGACGGGCGCTTTCAAGCAGTTTTTCTATCCAGGAATTTCGGACATCAACAGGCCCTTTCAGCCGGACTCATGCATGTCAGGGCCACAGAGGCCGTGATGATTATTGACGGTGATTTACAAGATCCACCGGAACTGGTGTTCGATTTTTTCAGGAAATTGAAGGAAGGGTACGATGTGGTGTATGCGGTCAGACGGAAACGAAAGGAAGGACTATTAAAAAAACTGGCATACTTTCTTTTTTACCGCATTCAACGACGGATGACCAACATCCGTATTCATGCGGACAGCGGTGATTTCTGCATGATGAGTACACGAGTGGTACGCATATTAAATGACATGCCGGAGGACAATCGCTTTCTTCGTGGAATGAGGTCATGGGTCGGATTTAAGCAATACGGTTTTGAATATGAGCGCGCTGAAAGAAAAGCGGGCCGATCTAAATATAGTTTAAGGATGCTGGTCAACCTGGCCTATAACGGCATCTTTAATTTCAGTGCCTTACCCATCCGTTTTATCACCAGTCTCGGACTTTATGCCATTCTGTTATCGCTCGGTTATCTGACCTATACCCTCGTGCGAAAGTTCTGGTTTGATGATGTTCCGTCAGGTTTTACAGGTATCCTTGTGGCCATTATTATGCTCGGTGGTGTTCAGCTTATTTCAATAGGAGTGGTGGGGGAGTATGTGGTGCGTATTTTTCAACAGACCAAGGGGCGTCCGCGGTTTATTGTGAAAGAGCACATTGTTGACCAGAAATCAGTAACCGGCATCTAA
- a CDS encoding M23 family metallopeptidase, with protein sequence MNRLLLIIIAGACTTPPDNTSTVEIDTETSMHDSFEEPEYVRWFNESDALIADGFDFPVGRPDARGYYNAQKFGENDHLGDDWNGVGRGNTDLGDTVYAVANGRVSFVQDEGAGWGNVIRIIHRFERPDTEEYVESLYAHLDTMLVNELAWVQRGSPIGTIGTAHGAYLAHLHLELRDSVGMDLGGGYSSETNGYKDPTAFIRQNRP encoded by the coding sequence ATGAACAGGCTTCTTCTGATAATCATCGCAGGTGCTTGCACCACCCCACCCGACAATACATCTACGGTTGAAATAGATACGGAGACCTCCATGCATGATTCATTTGAGGAACCGGAATATGTTCGTTGGTTCAACGAGTCGGATGCCCTTATTGCCGATGGTTTTGATTTCCCTGTTGGTCGCCCCGATGCCCGGGGTTACTACAATGCACAGAAATTTGGTGAGAACGATCATCTCGGTGATGACTGGAATGGCGTGGGTAGGGGCAATACCGACCTGGGTGACACCGTGTATGCCGTCGCTAACGGAAGGGTAAGTTTTGTGCAGGATGAGGGTGCAGGATGGGGAAATGTGATTCGGATCATCCACCGGTTTGAAAGGCCGGATACAGAAGAATACGTTGAATCTCTGTATGCGCATCTGGATACAATGCTGGTTAATGAATTGGCCTGGGTACAAAGAGGGAGTCCAATTGGAACGATCGGTACCGCGCATGGAGCCTATCTTGCCCACCTCCATCTGGAACTGCGTGATAGTGTTGGTATGGATTTGGGTGGTGGCTATAGCTCAGAAACAAACGGATACAAAGATCCGACAGCATTTATCAGGCAAAACAGACCCTAG
- a CDS encoding tetratricopeptide repeat protein encodes MFKTALSILICTFVSLSVIGQDVQQLRDEASVFFAKGNLKSALKSIDKALKIDTTDCELFRIKAFYLDENNQSREAYDLLTKTISKFPKVSGLFLDRGNIFLAWDDYNGAASDFGKAFEYAENDTMRRLAIMNRGVAKLRRRQFESAYEDLMTAYKYDTNDLATLINLGGICDEIGRGDETLTYLLKAVQVDSTNPGPYVNIGFKYQHMGEYEKSIPYFDKALKLNPNEPLSYSNRSYSKLKSGDLKGAMQDIEKSLKLYPNNSWAYKNRGLIFLEQGEKDKACADFRTSLNLGFTTNYGPEVEQLIEEHCEN; translated from the coding sequence ATGTTTAAAACAGCATTGAGTATATTAATATGCACATTTGTTTCATTGTCCGTTATTGGACAAGATGTGCAGCAATTAAGGGATGAAGCAAGTGTTTTTTTCGCTAAAGGAAACCTGAAATCCGCTCTTAAGTCAATAGACAAGGCACTGAAAATTGACACGACCGATTGCGAGTTGTTTCGAATCAAGGCATTCTATCTTGATGAAAACAATCAATCCCGTGAAGCCTATGATCTGCTCACAAAAACCATTTCAAAATTTCCAAAGGTGTCCGGACTTTTCCTTGACCGTGGAAATATTTTTCTCGCATGGGATGACTATAATGGAGCGGCCAGCGATTTCGGAAAGGCTTTTGAATATGCCGAGAATGATACCATGAGACGGTTGGCCATTATGAACCGCGGTGTGGCAAAACTCCGTCGGCGTCAATTTGAAAGCGCTTATGAAGATCTGATGACAGCTTACAAATATGACACGAATGATCTCGCTACACTGATCAATCTGGGTGGAATATGTGACGAAATCGGACGCGGAGATGAAACGCTGACATACCTTCTCAAAGCAGTGCAGGTAGATTCTACCAATCCCGGTCCATACGTGAATATCGGTTTTAAATATCAGCATATGGGGGAATATGAAAAGTCCATCCCCTATTTTGACAAGGCACTTAAGTTGAACCCCAATGAACCGCTCAGCTATAGCAACAGGAGTTACAGTAAACTGAAGTCCGGCGACCTCAAAGGGGCCATGCAGGATATTGAGAAATCGCTTAAGCTGTATCCGAACAATTCCTGGGCATATAAAAACCGTGGCCTGATTTTTCTCGAACAAGGGGAAAAAGACAAGGCATGTGCAGACTTCAGAACATCTCTCAACCTTGGTTTCACAACCAATTACGGCCCGGAAGTAGAGCAGCTGATCGAGGAGCATTGCGAAAATTAA
- the smpB gene encoding SsrA-binding protein SmpB — protein MSNPVHIKNRKAGFEYHLLEKFTAGMVLTGSEIKSIRAGKANLNDAFCAVLSNELWVRNMHIAPYEHAGYAGHEEKRDRKLLVKRRELEKIEKLLKDQGLTIIPLALFISDRGFAKLDIAVAKGKKLYDKREDMKKKDMQREMDRGK, from the coding sequence ATGTCCAATCCGGTACATATAAAGAATCGCAAGGCGGGTTTTGAATACCACTTGTTGGAGAAGTTTACTGCAGGCATGGTATTGACCGGCAGTGAGATCAAATCCATCCGTGCCGGCAAAGCCAACCTCAACGACGCATTCTGCGCCGTACTGAGCAATGAACTGTGGGTCCGCAACATGCACATTGCACCTTACGAACACGCAGGCTATGCAGGTCATGAAGAAAAACGCGACAGGAAATTGCTTGTCAAACGCCGGGAATTAGAGAAGATTGAGAAGTTGCTGAAAGATCAGGGGTTAACCATCATTCCGCTGGCATTATTTATCAGTGACCGTGGATTTGCCAAACTTGATATTGCCGTTGCCAAAGGCAAAAAACTGTATGATAAGCGGGAAGACATGAAGAAGAAGGATATGCAACGGGAGATGGATAGGGGAAAGTAG
- a CDS encoding PorP/SprF family type IX secretion system membrane protein, protein MKSKRNRLLLFLILTGVVAPLAVNAQLYPVRGSYLFNDYYLNPATTGSKIFNPFWLSYQKPNPGLDNSPVHQSVSYHSLISGPPNHRTMGMGGGLEYHGIGPVSYTRLQLSYAYHAEVKRRYNKCAFGLALGATHYAIQKDKLVVADMNDPLIMEMTSTEMRWNASVGMLFYSDRYGSQRYTTDTYHLGWSVMNILGPGEKSGNGSFNSQDQSTQVVLSGAYGRRFKKVWMIEPLMLIRMGAAGFQADITTRVYYHYMDNANVWTGLSLRTGDAFAPVFGLTHQNVSVGYAFEIPVSDIRAYTSPAHAIHIGILMNRRLIKTL, encoded by the coding sequence GTGAAAAGTAAAAGGAATAGGTTGTTGCTATTCCTCATTCTGACGGGCGTTGTTGCACCGTTGGCTGTTAATGCCCAGCTTTATCCGGTACGCGGCAGTTATCTATTTAATGATTACTACCTTAATCCTGCAACCACCGGAAGTAAAATATTCAATCCGTTCTGGTTGTCCTATCAAAAACCCAATCCTGGCCTGGATAACAGTCCGGTTCATCAATCCGTCTCTTATCATTCCCTGATATCCGGTCCTCCGAATCATCGAACGATGGGCATGGGTGGCGGTTTGGAGTACCACGGCATCGGTCCGGTATCATACACGAGACTGCAATTATCTTATGCCTATCATGCGGAGGTGAAAAGACGGTACAACAAATGTGCCTTCGGTCTGGCACTGGGAGCTACTCATTATGCCATTCAGAAGGATAAATTGGTTGTTGCCGATATGAACGATCCACTTATTATGGAAATGACCTCCACGGAAATGAGGTGGAATGCCTCGGTGGGGATGCTGTTTTACAGTGACCGTTACGGAAGTCAGCGATACACTACTGATACCTATCATCTGGGATGGTCGGTGATGAATATATTGGGACCGGGTGAAAAGTCGGGCAACGGATCATTCAATAGCCAGGACCAATCCACCCAGGTTGTGTTGTCAGGTGCTTACGGTCGTCGTTTTAAAAAAGTATGGATGATTGAACCGTTGATGCTCATACGAATGGGGGCAGCAGGATTTCAGGCGGACATCACCACCAGGGTTTATTACCATTACATGGACAATGCCAATGTGTGGACAGGGCTTTCACTGCGAACGGGAGATGCCTTTGCTCCGGTCTTCGGGCTAACGCATCAGAATGTATCTGTTGGTTATGCGTTTGAAATTCCAGTCAGTGATATAAGGGCGTATACCTCTCCCGCACATGCCATTCATATAGGTATTCTGATGAATCGGCGGTTGATCAAGACGTTGTAG
- a CDS encoding anthranilate synthase component I family protein, with protein MEASTETAVYTFKTQHRKLLADTFTPVGMYLQLRDKFPNSLLLESSDYHGNENAFSYICCDPIATFRVEDETIHERFPDGDSRAAAIANRSQVVDALSEFAASFEQDKAPKGMISNGLFGYMCYDAVRYYEDIELKNKVAEGKKIPDLMYGVYRYIIAVNHFNNEVNIFEHLTDGQESRIDQVISLVKNKNFATYRFQKTGEEESNFTDEAYKEIVAKGKEHCHRGDVFQIVLSREFSRGFKGDEFNVYRTLRSVNPSPYLFYFDYGNFKIFGSSPEVQIVVKDGTASIFPIAGTFRRTGDDQADQKAALDLMEDPKENAEHVMLVDLARNDLSRNCADVHVETFKEIQYYSHVIHLVSKVSGKLNAGVSPLRVVAETFPAGTLSGAPKHMAMQLIDQYERGGRSFYGGCLGYLGFNGDFNHAIMIRSFLSKNNRLYYQAGAGIVEKSVEESEKNEVKNKLAALNNALAKAEEL; from the coding sequence ATGGAAGCCAGCACAGAAACGGCGGTATATACTTTCAAAACCCAGCACAGAAAATTACTCGCCGATACCTTTACCCCGGTGGGTATGTACCTTCAGTTGAGGGATAAGTTCCCGAACAGCCTTTTGCTTGAAAGCTCGGACTATCATGGCAATGAGAATGCGTTCTCATATATATGTTGTGATCCCATTGCGACATTCAGGGTGGAGGATGAAACGATCCACGAGCGGTTTCCGGATGGCGATAGTCGCGCCGCTGCCATTGCAAACCGCAGTCAGGTGGTGGATGCCCTGTCAGAATTTGCGGCCTCATTTGAGCAGGATAAGGCACCCAAAGGCATGATATCCAATGGCCTTTTTGGTTATATGTGCTATGATGCGGTCAGGTACTATGAAGACATAGAGCTGAAAAACAAAGTCGCCGAAGGCAAGAAGATACCGGATCTGATGTATGGAGTGTATCGCTACATTATTGCAGTCAACCATTTCAACAACGAGGTAAACATCTTCGAGCATCTCACAGATGGACAGGAGAGCCGGATAGATCAGGTGATCTCCCTCGTGAAGAACAAGAACTTCGCAACATACCGCTTTCAAAAGACCGGTGAAGAAGAAAGCAATTTCACCGATGAGGCATACAAGGAAATCGTTGCCAAAGGCAAAGAACATTGTCACCGTGGAGATGTATTTCAGATTGTACTCTCACGAGAATTCAGTCGCGGTTTCAAAGGCGATGAGTTCAATGTTTACCGTACCCTTCGCTCCGTGAACCCATCACCCTATCTCTTTTATTTCGATTACGGCAACTTTAAAATATTCGGTTCTTCTCCCGAAGTACAGATCGTGGTGAAGGATGGCACGGCCAGCATTTTTCCGATTGCCGGGACTTTCCGCCGCACAGGTGACGACCAGGCCGACCAGAAAGCCGCCCTGGATCTGATGGAGGATCCCAAGGAAAATGCAGAACACGTGATGCTGGTGGATCTGGCTCGCAACGACCTCAGCCGGAATTGTGCCGATGTGCATGTGGAGACTTTTAAGGAAATCCAATACTATTCCCATGTTATCCATCTGGTATCAAAAGTTTCCGGGAAGCTGAATGCCGGTGTGTCGCCACTAAGGGTAGTGGCAGAGACCTTTCCGGCGGGTACCCTCTCCGGTGCGCCCAAACACATGGCCATGCAACTGATCGACCAATATGAAAGGGGAGGTCGGAGTTTTTACGGAGGTTGCCTGGGTTACCTGGGATTCAATGGGGATTTTAATCATGCCATCATGATCCGGTCTTTCCTGAGCAAGAACAATCGCTTGTATTATCAGGCCGGCGCTGGAATTGTGGAGAAGTCCGTGGAGGAAAGTGAAAAGAATGAAGTGAAGAATAAACTGGCGGCGCTTAATAACGCCCTGGCTAAAGCGGAGGAACTGTAA